A window of the Rhodoluna limnophila genome harbors these coding sequences:
- the metZ gene encoding O-succinylhomoserine sulfhydrylase, with amino-acid sequence MTKRNRPWGYQAGNDESKPDWQLHPDTQAIRGALSRTGFGETSEALFLNSGFTYDSAEQAESSFRDETDHFLYSRFSNPTVAQFENRLALLEGAEACFATASGMAAMFASVASLVKSGDRVVAYAAMFSSCYVVLTEILPKWGINTVLVEENTPEGWAAALAEPTKAVFIESPSNPLMEITDIRMVSDLAHKVGATVIVDNVMASPVLQKPLELGADVVMYSTTKHIDGQGRVLGGAILGSKQYITDVVIPFTRHTGPSMSSFNAWVMLKSLETMHMRVERMSSTALTIAETFENHRAIEKVSYPFLKSHEGHELARQQMKGGGSTVAIQFKADKDSVFRFMNALQVIDISNNLGDSKSLMTHPSSTTHRRLSLEIQAEMGITPSTVRLSVGLEHPEDLVRDIETALKAI; translated from the coding sequence AGAAACCGCCCATGGGGTTACCAAGCCGGCAACGATGAATCTAAGCCAGACTGGCAATTGCACCCAGACACACAGGCTATCCGTGGCGCCCTAAGCCGCACCGGCTTCGGCGAGACTAGCGAGGCACTGTTTCTAAACAGCGGTTTCACCTACGACTCAGCTGAGCAGGCCGAATCTTCGTTCCGCGACGAGACCGACCACTTCTTGTACAGCCGTTTCTCAAACCCAACGGTCGCTCAGTTCGAAAACCGTTTGGCACTACTTGAGGGCGCAGAGGCTTGCTTCGCAACTGCATCAGGTATGGCCGCGATGTTTGCATCGGTGGCATCACTGGTCAAGTCTGGCGACCGCGTTGTTGCCTATGCAGCCATGTTCAGCTCTTGCTACGTAGTGCTCACTGAGATTTTGCCTAAGTGGGGCATCAACACCGTTTTGGTTGAAGAAAACACACCTGAGGGCTGGGCCGCTGCACTTGCCGAGCCAACCAAGGCCGTATTCATCGAGTCGCCAAGCAACCCTTTGATGGAGATCACCGACATCCGCATGGTGTCTGACCTGGCCCACAAAGTTGGCGCCACCGTAATTGTTGACAACGTAATGGCCTCACCGGTTCTACAGAAGCCACTTGAGCTTGGTGCCGACGTTGTTATGTACTCAACCACCAAACACATCGATGGCCAGGGCCGCGTCCTAGGTGGCGCAATTTTGGGCAGCAAGCAGTACATCACCGACGTGGTTATTCCGTTCACCCGCCACACCGGACCATCGATGAGTTCATTCAACGCCTGGGTCATGCTCAAGTCTCTCGAGACCATGCACATGCGCGTCGAAAGAATGAGCAGCACCGCGCTGACTATTGCCGAGACCTTCGAAAACCACCGTGCGATCGAGAAGGTTTCGTACCCGTTCCTAAAGTCACACGAGGGGCACGAACTTGCCAGGCAGCAAATGAAGGGTGGCGGTTCTACCGTTGCTATTCAGTTCAAAGCCGACAAGGACTCGGTTTTCCGCTTTATGAATGCGCTTCAGGTAATCGACATCTCAAACAATTTGGGTGACAGCAAGTCACTGATGACTCACCCGTCATCGACCACTCACCGTCGCCTATCGCTTGAAATTCAGGCAGAGATGGGCATTACTCCGAGCACTGTTCGTCTATCGGTTGGCCTAGAGCACCCAGAAGACCTAGTGCGCGACATCGAAACCGCGCTAAAGGCCATCTAG